The Salinibaculum sp. SYNS191 genome has a window encoding:
- a CDS encoding peroxiredoxin: MIRIGQEAPDFTLPGAAAGTIETHGLSEYTDRGWAVVLVFYPFDFHPACTDQWCSLRDADWLTLLDDVVVLGVGSDAAYAHHEYADKHNIQFPLLSDTDGQVSQAYGVLTEEFENHRDVPRRGTFVVDADRVVQFAWSARSADEQPDLDALRKATNCRDDECAIDESEESV; encoded by the coding sequence ATGATTCGTATCGGACAGGAGGCACCGGATTTCACGCTCCCCGGAGCAGCCGCTGGGACGATTGAAACGCACGGACTTTCCGAATACACAGATCGAGGCTGGGCGGTTGTTCTCGTCTTCTACCCCTTCGATTTTCACCCAGCGTGTACCGACCAGTGGTGTTCCTTACGCGACGCCGACTGGCTCACGCTCTTGGACGATGTCGTCGTCCTTGGGGTGGGGTCAGACGCTGCCTACGCCCATCACGAGTACGCAGACAAGCACAACATCCAGTTCCCGCTTCTATCGGATACCGATGGACAAGTGAGCCAGGCATACGGAGTACTAACGGAGGAATTCGAGAACCATCGCGATGTTCCGCGCCGCGGTACGTTCGTCGTCGATGCCGATCGGGTTGTCCAGTTCGCGTGGTCGGCTCGCAGTGCTGACGAACAACCCGATCTCGACGCGTTGCGGAAGGCGACGAACTGCCGGGACGACGAGTGTGCAATCGACGAGTCCGAAGAGTCAGTCTAA